CGGATCTGGTGCCCAGCCAGCGCTCGCGCAGCCGCACCGGGTCCTCCGGGCCGTGGGCGGGGGCCGGGGCACCGACCTCCTCGGGCGGCCCCATGGCCTGCATCACCTGCCAGACCTCGGTCATCGTCATGGTGTCGAGCGCGTCCCGCAGCAGCTTCACGCGCAGCCGCTGGGACTCGGAGATCCGCGCCGGGCCCGAGGAGACCAGCGTGAGGGAGACGAAGGGGGCGTGGTCGAGCAGGACGGCGGCCCGCGCGATCTGGCCGCCGAGGGAGTGCCCGACGAGATGGACGCGCGTCCCGAGGGCGGCGACCTGCGCGAGTACGTCCCGGGCCAGCTCGGGGCGCGCGTAGCCGGCCTCGTCGTCCTCGGGGCCGTCCGACTCGTACTGCCCCCGCCCGTCGACGGCGACCGTACGGTACCCGCGCGCCCCCAGCGGTGCGTGCAGCAGCGTGAAGTCCTCCTTGCTGCCGGTGAACCCGGGCAGCATCAGGACCGTTCCCCGCGCCGCCACCCCGTCGGCCACGGGCGAGTCGACGACGGCGAACTCACCGCGCGCGGTGGACATCCGGTACGCGCGGGCGCCGGGCGGTGGACTGAAGGCGGCGTTCCTGCTCACGGGCAGAGGCTATCGGTCGGTGGCGCGCGGGAACGCCGTCGGCCCGGCCCCGCCTGGGTGGCGGGACCGGGCCGACGTCCGGGTACGCGGTGCGGATCAGCTCTCGCCGGACTCCGCGGGCTGCGTGGCGGCCGCGGCCGCCTTACGGGTGCGGCGGGCCTTCGGCTTCGCCTCGTCCGGCGCCTCGACGGCCTGTGCCGGGATACCGGCGGTGGCCTCGGCCGGCTCCGCGGCCTGGGTGGCCTTGCGGGTGCGGCGGCGGGGCTTGGCCTCGGTGCCTTCGGCGGTGTCGGCTACGGCCTCGGCCTTGGCGGCGGTGGCCTTGCGGGTGCGTCGGGGCTTGGCCTCGACCGCTTCGTCGGTCGCCTCGACGGGCTCGGCGGTGGCGGCCTTGCGGGTGCGGCGGCGCGGCTTGGTCTCCGTGCCTTCGGCGGTGTCGGCTACGGCCTCGGCCTTGGCGGCGGTGGTCTTCCGGGTGCGTCGGGGCTTGGCCTCGACCGCCTCCGTCTCCGGCGCCGTCTGTGCCGGGATACCGGCGGTGGCCTCGGTGGCCTCGGCCGAATCCCCCGCGGCCTGGGTGGCCTTACGGGTGCGGCGGCGGGGCTTGGCCTCGGTGCCTTCGGCGGTGTCCGCGACGGCCTCCGCCTTGGCGGCGGCGGTCTTGCGGGTGCGGCGGGGCTTGGCCTCGGCGGTCTCCGGGGCCTGGGTGGCCTCGGTCGCCTCGACGGGCTCGGCGGTGGCGGCCTTGCGGGTGCGGCGGCGCGGCTTGGTCTCCGTGCCCTCGGCGGTGTCGGCGACGGCCTCCGCCTTGGTGGCGACCGCTTCCGCCTTGGCGGCGGGCTCCGCCTTCGGGGCGGCCGTCTTGCGCGTGCGGCGCGGCTTGGTCTCCACGGGTGCCTCGACGACCGGGGCCTCGACGACCGCCGTGGCGGTGGCCGCAGGCTCGGTCGCGGGCGTGGTCTCCAGCGGAGCGGCCGGCGCCTCGGCCGACTTGCGGGTACGGCGGCGACGCGGCTTGGCCGGGGTCTCCACGACCTCCGCGGCCTGAGCCACGTCGGTGACCTCGGAGACCGCGACCGCGCTGTCCTCGGCGGCCTGCGCGACCGGGGCGTCGGCCGTGGCGGCCTGCACCGGACGGCGCGACGGCTCCCCGCCACGCGTACGACGGCGGCGGCGCAGCGTGCGGGGCGCACCTGCCTCGTCCGTGCCCGTGGCGCCGTCGGCACCGCCGGTCACGGCCTCGGCCGCGGCGCTCGCGGAGGTGTCCGCGTCCACCGGAGCCCCGCCGCGCATCCGGCGGCGGCGACGCGGCGTCTCACGGGAGGAACGCTCGCGCTCGGCGGAGCGGGACTCGTCCCGGCCGCCACGGCCACCGCGGGTACGGCCACCGCGGCCGCCCGGCTCGCCCAGGTCCTCCAGCACCTCGGCGTCGAGCCCGGCGCGGGTGCGCTCCGAGCGCGGCAGCACACCCTTGATGCCCTCGGGGATACCGAGGTCGGTGTACAGGTGCGGGGAGGTGGAGTACGTCTCCGGCGGGTCGTTGAAGCCCAGGTCCAGCGCCTTGTCGATCAGCTGCCAGCGGGGGATGTCGTCCCAGTCGACCAGCGTGATCGCCGTACCCTTGGCGCCCGCGCGGCCGGTGCGGCCGATGCGGTGCAGGTACGTCTTCTCCTCTTCCGGCGACTGGTAGTTGATGACGTGCGTCACGCCCTCGACGTCGATGCCGCGGGCGGCCACGTCGGTGCAGACGAGCACGTCCACCTTGCCGTTGCGGAAGGCGCGCAGGGCCTGCTCGCGGGCGCCCTGGCCGAGGTCGCCGTGGACCGCGCCGGAGGCGAAACCGCGCTGCTTGAGCTGGTCGGCCAGGTCGGCCGCCGTGCGCTTGGTGCGGCAGAAGACCATGGCCAGTCCCCGGCCGTCGGCCTGCAGTATGCGCGCCACCATCTCGGGCTTGTCCATGTTGTGCGCGCGGTAGATGAACTGCTTCGTGTTCGCGACCGTCGCGCCCGCGTCGTCCGGAGAGGTGGCGCTGATGTGCGTGGGCTGCGACATGTAGCGGCGGGCGAGTCCGATGACCGCACCCGGCATGGTCGCCGAGAACAGCATGGTCTGGCGCCGCGTCGGCAGCATGTTGATGATCTTCTCGACGTCGGGCAGGAAGCCCAGGTCGAGCATTTCGTCGGCCTCGTCGAGGACCAGGCACTTGACGTGCGCCAGGCTGAGCTTCTTCTGGCCCGCGAGGTCCAGCAGGCGGCCCGGGGTGCCGACGATCACGTCGACGCCCTTCTTCAGGGCCTCGACCTGCGGCTCGTAGGCGCGGCCGCCGTAGATCGCGGTGACGCGCACGTTGCGGACCTTGCCGGCGGTCAGGAGGTCGTTGGTGACCTGCTGGCACAGCTCGCGCGTCGGGACGACGACGAGGGCCTGCGGGGCGTCGGTCAGGGCCTCGGGCGCGGCGCGGCCCGCCTCGATGTCCGCGGGGACGGTGACGCGCTCGAGGAGCGGAAGGCCGAAGCCCAGCGTCTTGCCGGTGCCGGTCTTGGCCTGGCCGATGACGTCCGTGCCCGACAGGGCCACGGGGAGCGTCATCTCCTGGATGGGGAAGGGGTTGATGATGCCGACGGCTTCGAGGGCTTCGGCGGTCTCGGGGAGGATCCCGAGGGATCGGAACGTCGTAGTCAGGGTGCTGCCTCTTCTGTGTACGTGGTGCGAGGCGAGCGCGCGGGTCTTGACGGATCGTGTCGGGGACGTCGGCTGCCCGTACGGGTGAGCCGTAGGACACGGGACCTCTGTCGACGCTCCAGCGCTCGTACCACTGAGGGTCCCCCTCCGGATTCCGTACGCACTGTGGCGTACGGCAGGGAGGGCTGTCGGGTCGGAGCCGATCGGGCCACCGACCGGGCATCCTCATGCGTGCGGCCCGACGACGATGTCACGTACCCGTACGTCACATACTCGGCAGGCGCATTACCACCATACCCCGGATTCGCGCACATGCGATGGCCGAATTGGTCACGTAGTCGTCGTCACACTGACTGACCAGGGCCTTACCGTCGTCGGAGAGCGGGCTATTGTGCGCTGCATGACGAGCTCTGACAAGCCTGGCACCGCCGCAGACGCCCCCGCCGAAACCACCGGAGCAGCCGAAGCCACCGGCCCCACCGGAGTGGCCGCCCGGGACTGGGCGTCGGCCGCGGCCGACCCGCAGTACCGCGCCGCCGTCGTGGACCTGCTCGGCGCGCTCGCGTACGGCGAGCTGGCGGCGTTCGAGCGGCTGGCGGAGGACGCCAAGCTGGCGCCCACGCTGGCGGACAAGGCGGAGCTGGCGAAGATGGCGTCGGCGGAGTTCCACCACTTCGAGCGGCTGCGCGGCCGGCTCGCGGAGATCGGCGAGGAGCCGACCGCGGCGATGGAGCCGTTCGTGGCCGCCTACGACGGCTTCCACAAGCAGACGGACCCGTCGGACTGGCTGGAGGGACTCGTCAAGGCCTACGTCGGCGACTCCATCGCCAGTGACTTCTACCGCGAGGTCGCGGCCCGCCTCGACGCGGACACACGTGAGCTGGTGCTGGCCGTGCTCGACGACACCGGGCACGCCGGTTTCGCCGTGGAGAAGGTCCGTGCGGCGATCGACGCCGACCCGCGCGTGGGCGGGCGGCTCGCGCTGTGGGCGCGGCGGCTGATGGGCGAGGCCCTCTCGCAGTCCCAGCGGGTGGTGGCCGACCGGGACGCGCTGTCGACCATGCTCGTGGGCGGTGTCGCGGACGGCTTCGACCTGGCCGAGGTCGGCCGGATGTTCTCCCGGATCACCGAGGCGCACACCAAGCGGATGGCGGCGCTGGGCCTGGCGGCCTGACCGCTGTCGGCTCGGGCCCGCCCCGGACCTCGGCGGCCGGTCAGGCGGTCGCCGAGCTGCGGCGGAGTCTTCCCGCGGGGCGCAGCAGCAGCGACAGCGAGGCCGCGGAGAGCGCGACCGAGCCCAGGAGCACCAGCAGCAGGCCGCCGGCGCCCAGCGCGGTGTGCGTGACGAACGCCCCGAAGAGCGCTCCGGCGATGCCCGTCGGCAGGACCAGGACCCGGGCGGGGAGGCGGTGCGGCAGGCGATGGACGGCCGCCCATGCCAGGGCGAATCCGAGGATCGCGGCGCTGAGCGCTTCCAAGAGCATGTCGGGGTCCCTCCCACATGGCCGGCCTGCCCGAACGGTCACAGCCGTCTTACCCCTGACCTGCGGAATACAACCCTCCCCCTGTGGGTGAACTGTGCTCCACCCGTGCACGGGACGACTCCGTCGACTCCGCGGAAACGGGAGGGGCCCGGCGGTGACACGCACCGCCGGGCCCCTCCCGCGACTTCGTCCGTCGTCCCGCTTTCGGGCTACAGCGCGCCGAAGCCCACCTTGCGCGGGGACGGCTCGCCGATCTCGACGTAGGCGAGCCGGTCGGCCGGCACCAGGACCTTACGGCCGTGTTCGTCCACGAGGCTCAGCAGCTGCGACTTGCCGGCCAGTGCC
The Streptomyces sp. NBC_01723 genome window above contains:
- a CDS encoding DUF3107 domain-containing protein, coding for MEVKIGVQHAPREIVLESGQSAEEVESVVAEALAGKSQLLSLVDEHGRKVLVPADRLAYVEIGEPSPRKVGFGAL
- a CDS encoding ferritin-like domain-containing protein translates to MTSSDKPGTAADAPAETTGAAEATGPTGVAARDWASAAADPQYRAAVVDLLGALAYGELAAFERLAEDAKLAPTLADKAELAKMASAEFHHFERLRGRLAEIGEEPTAAMEPFVAAYDGFHKQTDPSDWLEGLVKAYVGDSIASDFYREVAARLDADTRELVLAVLDDTGHAGFAVEKVRAAIDADPRVGGRLALWARRLMGEALSQSQRVVADRDALSTMLVGGVADGFDLAEVGRMFSRITEAHTKRMAALGLAA
- a CDS encoding DEAD/DEAH box helicase: MTLPVALSGTDVIGQAKTGTGKTLGFGLPLLERVTVPADIEAGRAAPEALTDAPQALVVVPTRELCQQVTNDLLTAGKVRNVRVTAIYGGRAYEPQVEALKKGVDVIVGTPGRLLDLAGQKKLSLAHVKCLVLDEADEMLDLGFLPDVEKIINMLPTRRQTMLFSATMPGAVIGLARRYMSQPTHISATSPDDAGATVANTKQFIYRAHNMDKPEMVARILQADGRGLAMVFCRTKRTAADLADQLKQRGFASGAVHGDLGQGAREQALRAFRNGKVDVLVCTDVAARGIDVEGVTHVINYQSPEEEKTYLHRIGRTGRAGAKGTAITLVDWDDIPRWQLIDKALDLGFNDPPETYSTSPHLYTDLGIPEGIKGVLPRSERTRAGLDAEVLEDLGEPGGRGGRTRGGRGGRDESRSAERERSSRETPRRRRRMRGGAPVDADTSASAAAEAVTGGADGATGTDEAGAPRTLRRRRRTRGGEPSRRPVQAATADAPVAQAAEDSAVAVSEVTDVAQAAEVVETPAKPRRRRTRKSAEAPAAPLETTPATEPAATATAVVEAPVVEAPVETKPRRTRKTAAPKAEPAAKAEAVATKAEAVADTAEGTETKPRRRTRKAATAEPVEATEATQAPETAEAKPRRTRKTAAAKAEAVADTAEGTEAKPRRRTRKATQAAGDSAEATEATAGIPAQTAPETEAVEAKPRRTRKTTAAKAEAVADTAEGTETKPRRRTRKAATAEPVEATDEAVEAKPRRTRKATAAKAEAVADTAEGTEAKPRRRTRKATQAAEPAEATAGIPAQAVEAPDEAKPKARRTRKAAAAATQPAESGES
- a CDS encoding alpha/beta fold hydrolase, which gives rise to MSRNAAFSPPPGARAYRMSTARGEFAVVDSPVADGVAARGTVLMLPGFTGSKEDFTLLHAPLGARGYRTVAVDGRGQYESDGPEDDEAGYARPELARDVLAQVAALGTRVHLVGHSLGGQIARAAVLLDHAPFVSLTLVSSGPARISESQRLRVKLLRDALDTMTMTEVWQVMQAMGPPEEVGAPAPAHGPEDPVRLRERWLGTRSAQLRATGRQLCTEPDRVAELAALALPYHVLSGAYDDTWPIPLLDEMAVRLDARRTVIAGAEHSPNTDQPLPTARALADFWDGVPRLSAEAGP